The Tubulanus polymorphus chromosome 1, tnTubPoly1.2, whole genome shotgun sequence genome contains a region encoding:
- the LOC141914299 gene encoding neo-calmodulin-like, giving the protein MAIPDDDSDCMREAFEMFDRNGDGHVNAYELRTVMQSLGMNPTIADIKASLDAYDIDGNGKIEFNEFVKMLEDIQNKHPDPDAELNAAFKIFDRDGNGKICAAELKYVMKQIGEKLTDDEVKLMLDCADIDKDGFINKEEFCVMMKGTGVFKSSKSSKSSKSTKSRKT; this is encoded by the exons ATG GCTATCCCGGACGATGATAGTG ATTGTATGAGAGAagcttttgaaatgtttgatagAAATGGTGACGGTCACGTCAATGCATATGAACTCCGTACTGTAATGCAGTCATTGGGAATGAATCCAACTATAGCCGATATCAAAGCTTCTTTAGATGCGTATGATATCGACG GAAACGGGAAAATCGAATTCAACGAGTTTGTGAAAATGTTAGAAGACATCCAAAACAAACATCCAGATCCAGATGCTGAATTAAATGCCGCTTTCAAAATATTCGACAGAGATGGGAACGGTAAAATCTGCGCTGCAGAATTGAAATATGTCATGAAACAAATTGGCGAAAAACTCACAGATGACGAAGTCAAGTTAATGCTAGATTGCGCAGATATTGACAAAGATGGATTCATTAATAAAGAAG AGTTCTGTGTGATGATGAAAGGGACTGGAGTATTCAAATCGtcgaaatcatcgaaatcgTCGAAATCGACGAAATCTCGCAAAACATGA
- the LOC141914276 gene encoding ganglioside GM2 activator-like encodes MWLKVACILAALSFATIDARSARTKRSLIKIFRWRDCGSDPDRPLTVSSFSMAPMPMMVPGNVTISFSGGSNRDMGNGKLKLTIIRQGWMPIYIPCVENIGSCEYADSCQLLQAMKGWGPQAECIAHQISQIIESAGANSRQALCKFKRGYAHSGYRTLYLPPLPNLPGMSLVMEANYQIRVQMTEHVTNAEIGCIDMNMSVRPIHGRGNECPVNRENRHRKYPH; translated from the exons ATGTGGTTAAAAGTGGCATGTATATTGGCAGCCTTGTCATTCGCTACGATAGATGCTCGTTCGGCTAGGACTAAAAGAAgcttaataaagatatttcggTGGCGTGATTGTG GTTCCGATCCAGATCGACCGCTTACCGTGTCATCTTTCAGCATGGCACCGATGCCAATGATGGTACCCGGTAACGTTACAATCTCATTCAGCGGAGGTTCAAACAGAGACATGGGTAACGGTAAACTAAAACTAACAATTATCAGACAAGGTTGGATGCCAATTTACATTCCGTGTGTAGAAAACATCGGATCGTG TGAGTATGCTGATTCGTGTCAGCTGCTGCAGGCAATGAAAGGGTGGGGCCCGCAAGCAGAATGTATTGCTCACCAG ATATCTCAAATCATAGAATCTGCCGGAGCGAATAGTCGGCAGGCCTTATGTAAATTCAAAAGAGGATACGCGCACAGCGGTTACAGGACATTATATCTCCCACCGTTACCAAACTTACCGGGAATGAGCTTAGTCATGGAG GCAAATTACCAAATTAGAGTACAGATGACTGAACATGTGACTAACGCCGAAATCGGTTGCATTGATATGAACATGTCTGTAAGACCAATTCATGGACGAGGAAACGAGTGTCCCGTTAATAGAGAAAATCGTCACCGGAAATATCCTCATTAA
- the LOC141915359 gene encoding uncharacterized protein LOC141915359, with protein MGGLLSTDSDKVEKMAEEKKVRSHYGENENLPGVKRWPAEPPDILPTYHLSSADTEQLAHGHQLDELKKTVVVTNTEPQHIGDSHSFSNCILRSSSSDNVIQSIGLIDYKFNICNKCGHSINPSHQKVQPVDTESTGNLCSPEVGDKELLCRCVDEHFQTKTPLILESSSLRIESATNHEEYLSSSPAECEQSSESVITPVEDTPKRYSILDKFSCWVNEIESRLTRPRSSTSNDSISRRRDYDNTPTSEEDRRSKVDKRVNRVVVRSASDSTLYANNQQTPNKDSLVTYILSEHSRCLTKSDPNLISVNHSRIDSGETTVNDFVSVTHVRSGPAYIHARSGPACIYARSRPACIHDKFFKLDSKLRHRCKYSSYGSNVGVIRSSDRLKGNNLSVDESISLSVLDGRFTRCTSRVDDDDETKHDKELQPVGCFNEYKQSDSALTHRFGNNSLAPRIKDSDDENFRRNPIVITCETEYSKKNEQIICAADGDDIDTDDDVPVIKPNTCGDSVKNCIQTVRINSSSLESPGQESNSDSSLVDVVSKSHRIKEDILPLVDPTGYSDDCDNVSLEPISQSFTEIDSNSSASTDSAVKSLEICEKCPRCTSVILAENCDQQFCSCEFSRSKEDLNNILREKPRSIVENEVDESIADSCDVLVDSNSGVEDNLICGRLLDNVELLSESDSEDTSSSEKFGDRDNNNIISSKESSCDSDSVESAVAYATGQNIQLPVIENDYSRINRSRYCDNIDFLKKADCKNLRNSRVVNYTLPWKSIENFPNITVFTTSSDHGFLTRQKSRFSHIAARTHIYTIEEEESECTSSEYAAAQSAALRNEIDTHSNNHADLEEDGHQSDLLFNGQLLDETLNSSEYLSVHNDCNTVINEITDRVDFNNAAQRYRQFLLSARRKSTYDTPGIYEELLRLCNQSSFKSSSSSSDNLDERTDDTSENEDDDDDDDDDCLSQYSYKSSGFEVRKSSESGTYTDESEIVVPSSNEDDENDEISDKSDVEKRSSCSEESDLFTDDDDNDDLFAAPVSTFQRFSRNRTSFRRASIDLSVYGSFRRRSNSIACLCPTPRLPQCTQSLDLQDNARCRRFSTSVIMEPSDDVSKSGKRKNIAMTKTIDETKNPGGECVKSPERRRDNLKTNRNKYGATKDEIPRSSRTGFDREIVGQHLSKIQNSPYLQKYLEKEGIGKYNLSSAPRTSQILSDPKIQKYLLNRGDGSKALERAIQKPKTRSSQAAPSKPSLNDKKDSDSATSAVSDKSDSNDDKESKTQQTSETVRLVVRRTSSHSDLDKLKEEFTNVDESRKPTVKIKDSENDHDAIFKEEANCLDVAINGDDSGQNKTTVVRSLSCSSPRPEILVTDEAENSSDAICDKTSSAKSQSSLGGFSRLRATFLKSKFYIPTFEEFKRRRFGSIKVKKPDFVEPGIKRTASVPVLNDEDQDSHKSQNLENRHRKLSHDPRLSAPNLDAEEFAEDCGSEIPVAKPRIRGRTISENEARSRSTVKQHGRCKTAPEQSPKSPCNESSDSSKQASPKDKLRNKMKMFDKSKKTENEDLSGDRFTRTRRHKSDLTGTQTQEKIISQPKRHKSDVTNKTDSRAKKHLKYVSSTDTAVTRKQSPLPKPREKTRRKGTADKPELGGNNSDQSSSSPNIKYTRQNSKSSLKNQPSKPRDRSLTKRESSESLTSISGDSTTIPRRRNKPRATTDRPVSANLENIHKSKCPVSAFQPSSTSNQLSDKQESSRSNSETRAARDTLIANPVENRLSQSSDCLSISGVSRSTSDVTDIKAEEKRKMKKPRAYKSDPFKSDEQKANQYFQKDHLGRSSEDLLRTVLSQHGSESLPSLDCDTDISSEFPSKRFSPSRKIKKISNVSTTSVDSGVIGHASSREHIDEYDRFQDSGHGFIEVERVDSGVGYDISKDVRDRYQGLLCEDCDQPVDDSLLRDEMNLVCKKCQESRVERKEAMQEIVDTEISYGRDLKLIREEFLLPMQKSSLLSAEQLQSIFLNLQELIDINDKFSDSLLDAIELANEQGDEDLHSVRMGNIFMDFSFMFIAFENYCVHQAAAAILLEQLEKEKELFRIFLQVSQTDNHLLRRMNLKSFLMIPVQRIMRYPLLLSRLYKATPHSQDDRSSIRESQLKIEEILEHINSKTKIQGTSVGTRIKKLSVVKKTSVAENIELQKVAFEIIGKNRNEAFCVHMGKLNYAQPTDITHWQKKGKGIKFTPAHGIIIAIGKSKENYNVYGDQLFFPKKSALSEGILVLLRDKGGKYVQSRDPLSLEKCVVTVDSEYEDVIEIQDINRETLLLKADASGENKVWLQHLKYQAKDLGMWRRRRHALPNIMFSKPTDS; from the exons ATGGGCGGGTTATTAAGCACGGATAGCGATAAGGTGGAAAAAATGGCAGAGGAAAAG AAAGTGAGGTCTCACTAtggagaaaatgaaaatctgcCCGGCGTGAAACGATGGCCCGCTGAGCCACCGGACATTCTACCTACGTATCATCTGAGCAGTGCCGATACCGAACAACTGGCACACGGCCATCAATTGGACGAACTAAAGAAAACCGTTGTCGTGACAAACACAGAACCGCAACATATCGGTGATTCTCACAGCTTTTCAAACTGTATATTACGTTCATCTAGTAGCGATAACGTCATCCAGTCTATCGGACTCATTGATTATAAGTTTAATATTTGCAATAAATGCGGTCATTCGATAAATCCTAGTCATCAAAAAGTGCAACCAGTTGATACGGAATCGACGGGAAATTTGTGTTCACCTGAAGTTGGAGATAAAGAGTTGTTGTGTCGTTGCGTCGACGAGCATTTCCAAACAAAAACGCCGTTGATTCTAGAATCCTCGTCATTACGTATCGAATCCGCAACTAATCACGAGGAATATTTATCATCATCGCCGGCTGAATGTGAACAATCTTCAGAATCTGTGATAACCCCGGTCGAAGACACTCCCAAACGTTACAGTATACTAGACAAGTTCTCGTGTTGGGTTAACGAAATCGAATCTAGATTAACACGACCACGATCGTCGACGAGTAACGATTCAATTAGTCGTCGTAGAGATTATGATAATACTCCGACGTCGGAGGAAGATCGGCGGTCAAAAGTTGATAAGCGTGTGAATCGAGTTGTTGTTAGAAGCGCGAGTGATTCGACGCTGTACGCGAACAATCAGCAGACGCCGAATAAAGACTCGCTCGTAACTTATATTCTATCCGAACATAGTCGTTGTTTAACTAAGTCCGATCCGAATCTGATATCTGTCAATCATTCACGTATCGATTCGGGTGAAACTACAGTAAACGATTTCGTATCGGTGACACATGTGAGATCTGGTCCGGCATATATTCACGCGAGATCTGGTCCGGCGTGTATCTACGCAAGATCTCGTCCGGCGTGTATTCAtgacaaatttttcaaattggacTCAAAATTGAGACATCGCTGTAAATACTCGTCGTACGGCTCGAATGTTGGCGTAATTCGTAGCAGTGATAGATTAAAAGGGAACAATTTGTCAGTTGATGAATCGATTTCGTTGTCGGTGTTGGATGGTCGTTTTACCCGCTGTACGAGTCGcgtcgatgatgatgacgaaaCTAAACATGACAAGGAATTACAGCCAGTCGGATGTTTTAACGAATATAAACAGTCAGATAGTGCGTTAACTCATCGGTTTGGTAATAATTCACTAGCGCCGCGAATCAAAGACTCCGATGATGAGAACTTCAGGCGTAATCCGATTGTGATTACGTGTGAAACGGAATACTCGAAGAAAAATGAGCAAATTATTTGTGCCGCCGATGGTGATGATATTGATACCGATGATGATGTGCCTGTAATCAAACCTAACACCTGTGGTGATTCGGTGAAAAACTGTATACAAACCGTTCGGATAAACTCGTCTAGTTTAGAGTCGCCGGGACAAGAATCGAATTCGGATTCGTCGCTCGTTGACGTTGTTTCAAAGAGTCATCGAATTAAAGAGGATATATTACCGTTGGTAGATCCCACGGGATACTCTGATGACTGTGATAATGTCAGTTTAGAACCGATATCGCAATCTTTCACCGAAATCGACAGTAATTCAAGTGCGAGTACCGATAGCGCCGTGAAATCGTTggaaatttgtgaaaaatgtCCGCGCTGCACCTCTGTAATATTGGCAGAAAACTGTGATCAACAATTTTGTTCGTGTGAATTCAGTCGTAGTAAGGAAGACCTGAATAATATACTACGCGAAAAACCTCGTTCTATCGTAGAGAATGAAGTGGATGAATCTATTGCTGATAGCTGTGATGTTTTAGTCGATTCAAATAGTGGGGTTGAGGATAATCTGATCTGTGGACGATTATTGGATAATGTCGAGTTGTTGAGTGAATCCGATTCAGAAGATACTTCTTCCTCCGAGAAGTTCGGCGACcgcgataataataatatcatatCATCGAAAGAATCAAGCTGTGACAGTGATTCGGTTGAATCAGCTGTCGCCTACGCTACTGGACAAAATATACAACTTCCTGTTATCGAAAACGACTATTCACGCATAAATAGGTCGCGATATTGTGATAATATCGACTTTCTTAAAAAAGCCGATTgtaaaaatttgagaaatagcCGCGTCGTAAATTATACACTTCCGTggaaatctattgaaaacttTCCTAACATTACGGTATTCACGACCAGTTCCGATCACGGATTTTTAACGCGACAAAAAAGTCGATTTTCGCATATCGCCGCGCGGACTCATATTTATACGATCGAGGAAGAAGAAAGTGAATGCACCTCGTCTGAGTACGCGGCGGCGCAATCGGCGGCATtacgaaatgaaattgatactcATTCGAACAATCACGCGGACTTAGAAGAAGACGGACATCAATCTGATTTACTGTTTAACGGGCAACTGCTCGATGAAACCTTAAATTCGAGCGAATACTTATCGGTGCATAATGATTGTAACACGGTGATAAATGAGATCACCGACCGAGTTGACTTTAACAACGCCGCTCAACGTTATCGCCAGTTTCTGTTGAGCGCACGTCGAAAATCAACGTATGATACACCAGGAATTTATGAGGAACTGTTGCGACTTTGTAATCagtcatcttttaaatcatcgTCGAGCAGTTCTGATAATTTGGATGAAAGAACTGATGATactagtgaaaatgaagacgatgatgatgatgatgatgatgattgttTAAGTCAGTATTCGTATAAAAGTTCTGGTTTCGAAGTTCGTAAGTCGTCTGAGTCGGGTACGTACACGGACGAATCGGAAATAGTGGTACCTTCTAgtaatgaagatgatgaaaatgatgaaataagcgATAAGTCCGATGTAGAGAAGCGTAGTAGTTGCTCAGAAGAAAGCGACCTATTCACCGATGACGATGATAACGATGATCTTTTCGCAGCCCCGGTATCGACGTTCCAGCGATTTTCACGTAATCGGACTTCATTCCGGCGCGCTTCGATAGATTTAAGCGTTTATGGATCATTTCGCAGACGCTCGAATTCGATCGCGTGTTTGTGTCCAACTCCTCGTCTACCGCAATGTACGCAAAGCCTCGATTTACAGGATAACGCTCGCTGCAGACGTTTCAGCACATCAGTTATTATGGAACCTAGCGATGACGTGAGTAAATCAGGTAAACGGAAAAATATCGCGATGACCAAAACAATCGACGAAACGAAGAATCCCGGCGGGGAATGCGTAAAATCTCCGGAGAGGAGACGTGACAATTTGAAAACTAATCGTAATAAGTATGGCGCTACAAAGGATGAAATTCCGAGAAGTAGTCGTACAGGTTTTGACCGAGAGATCGTCGGGCAACACCTTTCAAAGATACAAAACAGTCCGTATTTACAGAAATACCTGGAGAAAGAAGGCATCGGTAAATATAACTTGTCGTCGGCGCCGCGAACTAGTCAGATTTTGTCGGATccaaaaatacagaaatatcTACTGAATCGCGGCGATGGAAGTAAAGCACTGGAACGCGCGATACAGAAACCGAAAACTCGATCGTCGCAGGCTGCACCGTCGAAACCTTCTTTAAACGATAAAAAAGATAGTGATAGCGCGACAAGTGCCGTGTCCGATAAAAGTGATTCGAACGATGATAAAGAATCAAAAACTCAACAAACTAGCGAAACGGTGCGTTTAGTCGTTCGCCGGACTAGTAGTCATAGCGATCTAGATAAACTGAAGGAAGAATTTACGAACGTCGATGAATCGAGAAAACCGACGGTTAAGATAAAAGATTCCGAAAACGATCACGATGCGATTTTCAAAGAAGAAGCCAATTGTTTGGATGTAGCTATAAACGGAGACGATAGCGGTCAAAATAAAACTACGGTTGTTCGTAGTTTATCGTGCTCGTCGCCGCGTCCGGAGATTCTCGTAACCGATGAAGCCGAAAATTCTAGCGACGCCATCTGTGATAAAACGTCGTCGGCGAAGTCGCAGTCGAGTTTAGGCGGATTCAGTCGTTTGAGGGCCACGTTTCTGAAGTCGAAGTTTTACATACCGACATTCGAGGAGTTCAAGAGACGACGGTTCGGATCGATTAAAGTTAAAAAGCCGGATTTCGTCGAACCCGGGATAAAACGCACCGCGTCCGTTCCTGTTCTCAACGATGAAGATCAGGATTCGCATAAAAGTCAAAATCTCGAGAATCGTCATCGTAAATTATCTCACGATCCGCGGTTGAGTGCTCCGAATTTGGATGCGGAAGAATTCGCCGAGGATTGCGGATCTGAAATACCCGTGGCTAAACCTCGAATTCGCGGTAGGACTATTTCGGAAAACGAGGCCAGGTCGAGATCGACGGTTAAACAACACGGACGTTGTAAAACTGCCCCTGAACAATCGCCTAAATCACCTTGTAATGAATCATCCGATAGTTCTAAACAAGCATCACCAAAGGATAAGCTTcggaataaaatgaaaatgtttgacaaATCAAAGAAAACCGAAAATGAGGATTTATCAGGAGATAGATTTACGAGAACCCGAAGGCATAAATCTGATCTGACTGGAACGCAGACACAGGAGAAAATAATTAGTCAACCGAAACGTCACAAATCAGACGTAACAAATAAAACTGACAGTAGAGCTAAAAAGCATTTAAAATACGTATCTTCCACTGATACGGCGGTGACCAGGAAACAGTCACCACTACCTAAACCTCGAGAAAAAACACGACGTAAAGGAACTGCAGATAAACCTGAATTAGGAGGAAATAACTCAGACCAGTCGAGCAGCAGtccaaatatcaaatacacaagacAAAACTCTAAATCTAGTTTGAAAAATCAGCCATCAAAACCCAGAGATCGCAGTTTAACGAAACGCGAAAGTTCAGAGAGTCTAACCTCGATATCCGGCGATTCGACGACAATTCCTCGAAGACGAAATAAACCGAGAGCGACGACAGATCGTCCGGTATCGGCTAACCTCGAAAATATACACAAATCTAAATGTCCAGTCAGTGCATTTCAACCGTCATCAACTTCTAATCAG CTAAGTGACAAACAAGAATCTAGTCGCAGTAATAGTGAAACAAGGGCTGCAAGGGATACACTCATAGCGAATCCTGTTGAAAACCGATTGTCTCAAAGTTCTGATTGTCTTAGTATT TCCGGGGTGTCGAGGTCAACTTCTGATGTTACTGACATAAAGGCTGAAGAAAAACGAAAGATGAAGAAGCCTAGGGCTTATAAGAGTGACCCGTTCAAATCTGACGAACAGAAGGcaaatcagtattttcaaaaag ACCATTTGGGCAGAAGTAGTGAAGATTTGCTGAGGACAGTATTATCTCAACATGGATCGGAAAGTTTACCTAGTTTAGATTGCGATACCGATATCAGCTCGGAA TTCCCATCGAAAAGATTCTCGCCGAGTAGAAAGATCAAAAAGATCAGCAATGTGAGCACGACGAGCGTAGATAGTGGTGTCATTGGTCATGCTAGCTCACGAGAACACATCGACGAATATGACCGGTTTCAG GATAGTGGACATGGTTTCATAGAAGTGGAGAGAGTTGATAGCGGAGTAGGATATGATATCTCAAAAGACGTGCGTGATAGATATCAAGGATTGTTGTGTGAAGATTGTGATCAACCTGTAGACGATAGTTTACTGAGAGACGAGATGAACTTAGTTTGTAAGAAGTGTCAAGAAAGCCGCGTTGAGAGGAAAGAAGCTATGCAGGAAATAGTAGACACTGAAATCAGTTACGGTCGAGATCTTAAACTCATCAGAGAG GAATTTCTCCTACCTATGCAGAAGTCTTCCCTGTTAAGTGCGGAACAACTTCAGTCCATATTTTTGAATCTCCAAGAACTTATTGACATAAACGACAAGTTTTCTGACAGTTTACTCGATGCTATCGAATTGGCTAATGAACAAGGTGATGAG GATCTGCACTCTGTTCGTATGGGCAACATCTTCATGGATTTTTCCTTCATGTTTATCGCATTTGAAAACTACTGCGTGCACCAG gcTGCAGCTGCAATACTTCTAGAACAGTTAGAAAAGGAAAAGGAGCTTTTTCGTATATTCTTACAAGTTTCACAGACAGATAATCACCTTCTTCGCCGTATGAATCTCAAGTCTTTCCTAATGATTCCTGTCCAACGAATCATGag GTATCCACTGCTGTTATCTAGACTATATAAAGCCACTCCACATTCTCAAGATGACAGATCTTCCATTCGAGAATCTCAGCTTaagattgaagaaattctgGAGCATATAAACTCC AAAACTAAAATTCAAGGTACAAGTGTCGGAACACGAATTAAAAAGTTGTCAGTGGTTAAGAAGACTTCCGTTGCCGAAAACATCGAACTTCAGAAG GTTGCATTTGAAATCATCGGAAAGAACAGAAACGAAGCATTTTGTGTACATATGGGTAAATTGAACTATGCACAACCAACTGATATTACCCACTGGCAGAAGAAGGGAAAAGGCATTAAATTCACTCCAGCTCATGGAATCATTATTGCTATTGGAAAG AGTAAAGAAAACTATAATGTTTATGGAGATCAGTTATTTTTTCCGAAGAAATCTGCATTGTCGGAAGGCATTCTCGTATTACTAAGGGACAAAGGTGGCAAATACGTTCAGTCCAGG GATCCTCTATCACTGGAGAAATGTGTAGTCACTGTCGATTCCGAATATGAAGATGTTATTGAAATTCAGGATATAAATCGTGAAACTTTACTACTCAAG GCTGATGCATCTGGTGAGAATAAAGTCTGGTTACAACACTTGAAATACCAAGCAAAAGATTTAGGAATGTGGAGAAGGCGACGTCATGCCTTACCCAATATCATGTTTAGCAAGCCTACAGATTCTTGA